A window of Synchiropus splendidus isolate RoL2022-P1 chromosome 9, RoL_Sspl_1.0, whole genome shotgun sequence contains these coding sequences:
- the zgc:110045 gene encoding poly(rC)-binding protein 3 isoform X2, which produces MSDKEEMASDGNLNVTLTLRLLMHGKEVGSIIGKKGETVKKMREESGARINISEGSSPERIVTITGPTEGIFRAFSMIAQKLEEDISAAMTNSSVPSKPPVTLRLVFPGSQCGSLIGKGGSKIKEIRETTGAQVQVAGDMLPDSTERAVTISGTPQAITQCVRHICSVMLESPPKGATIPYRPKVLPTAAHAVLAQPHAAQAFAIPGQYAFAHQDVWMHQPPRVHKSWRYLMILSAA; this is translated from the exons ATGTCAGACAAGGAGGAAATGGCATCAGACGGGAATCTGAACGTGACCTTAACGCTCCGGCTGCTGATGCACGGGAAG GAAGTTGGCAGCATAATTGGAAAG AAAGGAGAGACAGTCAAGAAGATGAGAGAGGAG AGTGGGGCTCGAATCAACATATCGGAGGGTTCATCTCCAGAGAGGATTGTCACCATCACCGGACCCACGGAGGGAATCTTTAGAGCCTTCTCCATGATCGCGCAGAAGCTAGAGGAG GACATCAGCGCAGCGATGACAAACAGCAGCGTGCCGAGCAAACCACCTGTGACTCTGCGCCTGGTGTTCCCGGGAAGTCAGTGCGGCTCCCTCATTGGTAAAGGAGGCTCCAAGATCAAGGAGATCAGAGAG ACCACGGGTGCACAAGTTCAGGTGGCAGGGGACATGTTGCCGGACTCCACAGAAAGAGCTGTCACCATCTCGGGAACCCCGCAGGCCATCACTCAGTGTGTGAGACACATCTGCTCCGTCATGCTGGAG TCTCCACCAAAAGGTGCGACCATCCCGTACAGGCCGAAGGTTCTACCCACAGCAGCCCACGCCGTGTTAGCACAACCCCACGCCGCACAA GCCTTTGCCATTCCTGGCCAGTACGCGTTTGCACATCAAGAT